From one Triticum urartu cultivar G1812 chromosome 3, Tu2.1, whole genome shotgun sequence genomic stretch:
- the LOC125543150 gene encoding MADS-box transcription factor 3-like isoform X2 — MMSMMADLSCGASGVTVNDHQLAAPAPEDSAAAGSEKMGRGRIEIKRIENTTNRQVTFCKRRNGLLKKAYELSVLCDAEVALIVFSSRGRLYEYSNNSVKATIERYKKANSDTSNSGTVAEVNAQYYQQESSKLRQQISSLQNSNRSLVRDSVSTMTLRDLKQLEGRLEKGIAKIRARKNELMYAEVEYMQKREMELQNDNIYLRSKVSENERGQQPVNMMASGSASSEYDHMVSLYDSRNFLQANIMQQQQQHYSQQLQPTALQLGQQYFN, encoded by the exons ATGATGAGCATGATG GCCGATTTGAGCTGCGGAGCTTCCGGTGTGACCGTGAATGACCATCAGCTGGCCGCTCCGGCTCCGGAggactcggcggcggcggggagcgaGAAGATGGGGAGGGGCCGGATCGAGATCAAGCGCATCGAGAACACCACCAACCGGCAGGTCACCTTCTGCAAGCGCCGCAACGGCCTCCTGAAGAAGGCGTACGAGCTCTCGGTGCTCTGCGACGCCGAGGTGGCCCTCATCGTCTTCTCCAGCCGCGGCCGCCTCTACGAGTACTCCAACAACAG TGTGAAAGCTACCATTGAGAGGTACAAAAAGGCCAATAGTGACACATCCAACTCTGGCACGGTTGCAGAAGTCAATGCCCAG TACTACCAGCAGGAGTCCTCCAAGCTGCGCCAGCAGATCAGTAGCTTGCAAAACTCAAACAG GTCGCTGGTGAGGGACTCTGTCAGCACCATGACCCTGAGGGATCTTAAGCAGCTAGAAGGCAGGCTGGAGAAAGGCATAGCCAAGATAAGAGCTAGAAAG AATGAGCTGATGTATGCTGAAGTTGAGTATATGCAGAAGAGG GAAATGGAGCTACAGAATGATAACATTTACCTGAGGAGCAAG GTGTCTGAGAATGAGAGGGGTCAGCAGCCGGTGAACATGATGGCGTCAGGGTCGGCGAGCAGCGAATACGATCACATGGTCTCACTGTATGATTCCAGAAACTTCCTGCAGGCGAACAtcatgcagcagcagcagcagcattaCTCCCAACAGCTGCAGCCAACTGCCCTTCAGCTCGG CCAGCAGTACTTCAACTAG
- the LOC125543150 gene encoding MADS-box transcription factor 3-like isoform X1: MMSMMADLSCGASGVTVNDHQLAAPAPEDSAAAGSEKMGRGRIEIKRIENTTNRQVTFCKRRNGLLKKAYELSVLCDAEVALIVFSSRGRLYEYSNNSVKATIERYKKANSDTSNSGTVAEVNAQYYQQESSKLRQQISSLQNSNSRSLVRDSVSTMTLRDLKQLEGRLEKGIAKIRARKNELMYAEVEYMQKREMELQNDNIYLRSKVSENERGQQPVNMMASGSASSEYDHMVSLYDSRNFLQANIMQQQQQHYSQQLQPTALQLGQQYFN; this comes from the exons ATGATGAGCATGATG GCCGATTTGAGCTGCGGAGCTTCCGGTGTGACCGTGAATGACCATCAGCTGGCCGCTCCGGCTCCGGAggactcggcggcggcggggagcgaGAAGATGGGGAGGGGCCGGATCGAGATCAAGCGCATCGAGAACACCACCAACCGGCAGGTCACCTTCTGCAAGCGCCGCAACGGCCTCCTGAAGAAGGCGTACGAGCTCTCGGTGCTCTGCGACGCCGAGGTGGCCCTCATCGTCTTCTCCAGCCGCGGCCGCCTCTACGAGTACTCCAACAACAG TGTGAAAGCTACCATTGAGAGGTACAAAAAGGCCAATAGTGACACATCCAACTCTGGCACGGTTGCAGAAGTCAATGCCCAG TACTACCAGCAGGAGTCCTCCAAGCTGCGCCAGCAGATCAGTAGCTTGCAAAACTCAAACAG TAGGTCGCTGGTGAGGGACTCTGTCAGCACCATGACCCTGAGGGATCTTAAGCAGCTAGAAGGCAGGCTGGAGAAAGGCATAGCCAAGATAAGAGCTAGAAAG AATGAGCTGATGTATGCTGAAGTTGAGTATATGCAGAAGAGG GAAATGGAGCTACAGAATGATAACATTTACCTGAGGAGCAAG GTGTCTGAGAATGAGAGGGGTCAGCAGCCGGTGAACATGATGGCGTCAGGGTCGGCGAGCAGCGAATACGATCACATGGTCTCACTGTATGATTCCAGAAACTTCCTGCAGGCGAACAtcatgcagcagcagcagcagcattaCTCCCAACAGCTGCAGCCAACTGCCCTTCAGCTCGG CCAGCAGTACTTCAACTAG
- the LOC125543150 gene encoding MADS-box transcription factor 3-like isoform X3, with protein MMSMMADLSCGASGVTVNDHQLAAPAPEDSAAAGSEKMGRGRIEIKRIENTTNRQVTFCKRRNGLLKKAYELSVLCDAEVALIVFSSRGRLYEYSNNSVKATIERYKKANSDTSNSGTVAEVNAQYYQQESSKLRQQISSLQNSNSRSLVRDSVSTMTLRDLKQLEGRLEKGIAKIRARKNELMYAEVEYMQKREMELQNDNIYLRSKVSENERGQQPVNMMASGSASSEYDHMVSLYDSRNFLQANIMQQQQQHYSQQLQPTALQLG; from the exons ATGATGAGCATGATG GCCGATTTGAGCTGCGGAGCTTCCGGTGTGACCGTGAATGACCATCAGCTGGCCGCTCCGGCTCCGGAggactcggcggcggcggggagcgaGAAGATGGGGAGGGGCCGGATCGAGATCAAGCGCATCGAGAACACCACCAACCGGCAGGTCACCTTCTGCAAGCGCCGCAACGGCCTCCTGAAGAAGGCGTACGAGCTCTCGGTGCTCTGCGACGCCGAGGTGGCCCTCATCGTCTTCTCCAGCCGCGGCCGCCTCTACGAGTACTCCAACAACAG TGTGAAAGCTACCATTGAGAGGTACAAAAAGGCCAATAGTGACACATCCAACTCTGGCACGGTTGCAGAAGTCAATGCCCAG TACTACCAGCAGGAGTCCTCCAAGCTGCGCCAGCAGATCAGTAGCTTGCAAAACTCAAACAG TAGGTCGCTGGTGAGGGACTCTGTCAGCACCATGACCCTGAGGGATCTTAAGCAGCTAGAAGGCAGGCTGGAGAAAGGCATAGCCAAGATAAGAGCTAGAAAG AATGAGCTGATGTATGCTGAAGTTGAGTATATGCAGAAGAGG GAAATGGAGCTACAGAATGATAACATTTACCTGAGGAGCAAG GTGTCTGAGAATGAGAGGGGTCAGCAGCCGGTGAACATGATGGCGTCAGGGTCGGCGAGCAGCGAATACGATCACATGGTCTCACTGTATGATTCCAGAAACTTCCTGCAGGCGAACAtcatgcagcagcagcagcagcattaCTCCCAACAGCTGCAGCCAACTGCCCTTCAGCTCGGGTAA